The DNA window GATCTCCCGGTCGGCGGCGATCTTGTGGAGCATACATTTGAGTGTCGCCATTTTCGCAACCTTAGCGCCGGTCAACGAGCTCGTCAGCGCAGTAATCGCCTTAGCGGCATCCACTGCCCTCATGCATATAACAAAAATCTACACGATAACGGAATACTGGAATACCGTGAAAACAGTTATGAACACTATATCTTGTTAAAAAGGCTCTCTTAGCTTTAAGCTCCAGCACCCTATCTATAATTGAATCCAGCACCACCCTATCACCCACCGGCAATAGAGGTTTATCGATGTCCCTAGTGTTGAAGCATTCGGTGCTAAAAAATTAAATCATAACAGCTATTTACCTTTATAAAGAGATTATGAGGGAGAGAACAATTTCCGTCGTTATAACCGGAATTAATTGTGCAAATTGTCTGTCAAAACTTTTAGAGAGTCTATCAAAGCAAAGAGTTAAGCCTCTCGAAATAATATACATCGATGGAGGCTCCTCCGATGATTCGGCAAAAATTGCTCGAGAATTTTCCTGTAAAGTGATCGTTGATTCTGATGCCAAAACGCCAGCGAAGGGGAGGAATATAGGCTTAAAAATTTCGAAAGGAACGTTTGTATTATTTTTAGACAGTGATTGCATCGCGCCAGATGATCTCCTAGAAAAGTATACTTTTCATCTTCAGCTGGTGTCAGGGAATATCGCTGGTATAGGATCTAGATACGAATATTCTGAATCCGATAATGATTACGTTAATGCCTTTTCTCGTGCATTAAAATGTTTTCTAGTTAATGGAGGGTCACCTCAGTTTAGCTTGTGGAAAAAGATAAAGAAAGTTAATAGATTGCCTGGGGGAAATAGTTGTTACAAGAGGGATATCCTGCTTAAGTTAAATGGTTTCCGCGAAGATTTAAAATTTTGTGAAGAGTATGAGTTGGGAAGGCGTTTAAGAAAGCTTGGATATAGACTGCTTTACGTTCCTGAACTTTTCGTGTTTCATAGATCATTTCCGTCGATTCTCGCCGCTCTTAAAAAGATATATTCCTATGGATTTTGGAGAGGATTTTACATGATTACGGAGGGCCTGATAGACTTTCCTCAATTAATTATATTACTCGTTCTCTTTCTACTAATATCATTGCTAAGCGTCGGCTTCGAAGCGGTAGTAGAAACTATATTGTTGACTTACCTTCTAGGATTGTTGTTTAATGTTATCTCAAGCTATAAAAAGAATTTAGCAATTAGAAACATAATTTTAACATTTTTTATGGCCGTCTTAATACAAATAACATATATTTCATCGCTTGTCATAGGTGTCATTAGGGGAATTCTTTCCACCTTAATTTGCAGATTTGCGAAAGGTTAGCAACGTAAAGATTCTTGAAAGTTTCTCTGAAAAATGGAGGAATGTCGCCTCTGTAAAATCCTTTAATTATGATTATTCTTACGTTATCATTACATGATCTAGTTTTTTCAAGAACACCTGAGTCTTTAAGATTTCTGAAGAACTTATTTGAGATCTCTTTGGAGAAAACATTTTTGAAACGTGTCTTTTCGGCGTCAAGTAAGTTATTTATGGTTCCAAGATATGAAAAATGCTCTCCGCATAGCAATGTTGTCCAAGAATCGTAGAGTGTTGCTAAACCTCCAGAGTATTCGTCTACATCATTAAATACAAAAATGCAGATCGTTTCACTACCCTTACAAA is part of the Thermoproteales archaeon genome and encodes:
- a CDS encoding glycosyltransferase, whose protein sequence is MRERTISVVITGINCANCLSKLLESLSKQRVKPLEIIYIDGGSSDDSAKIAREFSCKVIVDSDAKTPAKGRNIGLKISKGTFVLFLDSDCIAPDDLLEKYTFHLQLVSGNIAGIGSRYEYSESDNDYVNAFSRALKCFLVNGGSPQFSLWKKIKKVNRLPGGNSCYKRDILLKLNGFREDLKFCEEYELGRRLRKLGYRLLYVPELFVFHRSFPSILAALKKIYSYGFWRGFYMITEGLIDFPQLIILLVLFLLISLLSVGFEAVVETILLTYLLGLLFNVISSYKKNLAIRNIILTFFMAVLIQITYISSLVIGVIRGILSTLICRFAKG